One window of the Magnetococcales bacterium genome contains the following:
- a CDS encoding DUF2892 domain-containing protein, whose protein sequence is MKINIGGIDRAVRVVAGVVLISFVYVGPQSVLGWLGLVPLVSSVFRVCPFYLLFGIDTCRMFGVDTCSTTT, encoded by the coding sequence ATGAAAATCAATATTGGCGGCATCGACCGCGCGGTGCGTGTCGTGGCGGGGGTGGTGCTTATCTCTTTTGTCTATGTCGGACCGCAGTCGGTGTTGGGATGGTTGGGGCTCGTCCCTCTGGTTTCGAGCGTGTTTCGCGTCTGTCCGTTCTATCTTCTTTTCGGTATCGATACCTGCCGCATGTTCGGAGTCGATACCTGTTCCACCACGACCTGA
- a CDS encoding FIST C-terminal domain-containing protein produces MKWETWVLTDDSVAGGIEQGMADAAQYFSRRFSGTQPHLALLFFSGYAREEVTALSRLIPTCLKPQHWIGCSCGGVVGQGMELERKKAVSITLAHLPDVILHPFHIVPRAFADARGVVDALGLPHGAISGATPHFILLSDPFTFNTENFLEVLDDEFPDGIKVGGHVSGGQKGGDHFLLVDDGIYQSGLAGVCLAGAIRIDTIVSPGCRPIGQPYFVTASRKHLILSLDNQNPIDVLRQIFNELSEPDQELFQHALTLGIAVTPEGNTLQQGDFLIRRIKGGEPENGHLAINGHLHPYQAVQFHLRDPLAAHLELETLIDRHVFNFKDRPFPAGALMFTCLGRGRDFFGLSHHDARIFQEKLGSVPMGGFFCNGEIGPIHGKTCLHGFTSVLCLFTAPSRQA; encoded by the coding sequence ATGAAATGGGAAACCTGGGTTCTCACCGATGATTCGGTCGCGGGGGGCATCGAACAGGGAATGGCGGATGCGGCGCAATATTTTTCCCGTCGGTTCTCCGGTACGCAGCCGCATTTGGCGCTTCTTTTCTTCAGCGGCTATGCGCGAGAGGAGGTCACTGCCCTGTCACGCCTGATTCCGACGTGTCTCAAGCCGCAACACTGGATTGGCTGTTCGTGTGGCGGTGTCGTTGGCCAGGGTATGGAGCTGGAGCGGAAGAAGGCGGTTTCCATCACCCTGGCCCACCTGCCCGATGTCATCCTTCATCCATTTCACATCGTTCCACGGGCCTTTGCCGATGCCCGCGGGGTTGTCGATGCCCTGGGATTGCCGCATGGGGCCATTTCTGGCGCAACGCCTCATTTCATTCTCCTTTCCGATCCGTTCACGTTCAACACGGAAAACTTTCTTGAGGTCCTGGACGATGAATTCCCCGATGGGATCAAGGTTGGCGGACACGTCAGCGGTGGGCAAAAGGGGGGCGATCATTTTCTGTTGGTTGATGATGGCATTTATCAATCGGGATTGGCGGGGGTTTGTCTGGCCGGGGCCATTCGGATCGATACCATCGTCAGTCCGGGGTGCCGTCCCATAGGCCAACCCTATTTTGTCACCGCGAGTCGGAAACATCTGATTCTTTCGCTCGACAATCAAAATCCGATCGATGTTTTGCGCCAGATTTTCAATGAATTGTCCGAACCGGACCAGGAATTGTTTCAGCATGCCCTGACCCTTGGAATTGCCGTGACTCCCGAGGGAAATACCTTGCAACAGGGTGATTTTCTCATTCGACGCATCAAGGGCGGCGAACCGGAGAATGGTCATCTGGCCATCAACGGCCATCTTCATCCCTATCAGGCGGTGCAGTTTCATCTGCGGGATCCCTTGGCGGCGCATCTTGAGTTGGAAACGCTTATTGATCGGCATGTATTCAACTTCAAGGATCGTCCTTTCCCCGCCGGTGCCCTCATGTTCACCTGCCTGGGTCGTGGCCGTGATTTTTTCGGTCTTTCCCACCATGACGCCCGGATATTCCAGGAAAAACTCGGTTCCGTCCCCATGGGGGGATTTTTCTGCAATGGCGAAATCGGCCCCATTCATGGAAAAACCTGTCTTCATGGTTTTACCAGTGTCTTGTGCTTGTTTACCGCCCCGTCGAGGCAGGCGTGA
- a CDS encoding GNAT family N-acetyltransferase, producing MNIRPATIEDAAVIVAMIRRLAEFERSLETVAVTEEVVRRDFFRENAPLTVLLAEEDGIVHGMVTLLHAYSSWAGAPTLTVHDFHVNAGMRGRGIGKAMLAEVTRLALEKGCCRLDVNVLSWNEAARSFYQAHGFSPLHDWLLYRLDAKR from the coding sequence GTGAACATTCGGCCCGCCACAATCGAGGATGCCGCCGTGATCGTCGCGATGATTCGCCGACTTGCCGAATTCGAGCGTTCCCTGGAGACCGTGGCTGTGACCGAAGAGGTCGTCCGCCGGGATTTTTTCAGGGAAAATGCGCCTCTTACGGTATTGCTGGCGGAAGAGGATGGGATTGTTCACGGCATGGTGACCCTGCTGCACGCCTATTCCAGTTGGGCCGGAGCGCCAACGTTGACCGTCCACGATTTTCATGTGAACGCCGGGATGCGTGGCCGTGGCATCGGCAAGGCGATGCTTGCGGAAGTCACACGATTGGCCCTGGAAAAAGGGTGTTGTCGCCTGGATGTCAACGTGCTGTCGTGGAATGAAGCCGCCCGTTCATTTTACCAGGCACATGGATTTTCCCCGCTCCATGATTGGCTGCTCTATCGCCTTGACGCCAAACGTTGA
- a CDS encoding glycosyltransferase family protein — MNRSTRRREAKLAKRTAVVRMDGPSVVELLNQARAHRHEGQWEEAFAVYRAILRRFPDHSEAWHDLGLAFSTQGRVTEAIPCFSRAGQLAPHQTEPLLHLGRSWQLLGRIDEAMGCFQEIVRLDPGHFEAWFHLGNLLLLGGRLEEAVSGYRQALEIQKDSLEARVNLGSACLKLGLWDEAVAHLGTAWKLAPHEPVIGTNLGTALHQMGNSDEAFAVWRAVLTKHRDFPDALLNLGLAAQERDRFEEGQNALLRVLEVRPGCAEAMTGLGIMAHRRGEFTQALEWFDAALKHSPDLALAHYNKSLTLLLTGDLARGWRKYEWRWRTEGFPRPGFSAPPWNGGSAVGKTILLHCEQGFGDSIQFVRFAPQVVSRGGRVLLLCPPRLHRLFKTASGIDTLVSRSEGPLECDAHIPLMSLPGRMDIACATLSGVIPYLSAAADDVARFEEPLQKISGLKVGVAWRGHPKHVNDRNRSIDPELLRELFAIEGCSFITLQQELTSREQELVSANDRIYPLGLGLEDFAVTAGLLSQLDLIISVDTAVAHLAGAMGRKCWLLLPKVPDWRWLLDRSDSPWYPTLKLFRQTETTTWEPVLRQITSELNTLLAFGVGLPRP; from the coding sequence ATGAACCGGTCAACCCGGCGTCGTGAAGCCAAACTTGCCAAACGGACCGCGGTCGTCAGGATGGATGGGCCGTCCGTGGTGGAACTCCTGAATCAGGCCCGTGCGCATCGGCACGAGGGGCAATGGGAGGAGGCCTTCGCGGTGTACCGGGCCATTTTGCGGCGTTTTCCCGATCATTCCGAGGCATGGCATGATCTGGGGCTGGCATTTTCCACCCAGGGGCGCGTCACCGAGGCCATTCCCTGTTTTTCCCGGGCCGGACAATTGGCCCCCCACCAAACCGAACCCCTGCTGCACCTGGGACGCTCCTGGCAACTTCTGGGGCGCATCGATGAGGCGATGGGCTGTTTCCAGGAGATTGTCCGCCTGGACCCGGGTCATTTCGAGGCCTGGTTCCATCTGGGCAATCTTCTGTTGCTCGGCGGGCGGCTCGAAGAGGCGGTCTCGGGCTACCGGCAGGCGCTCGAAATCCAAAAGGATTCACTCGAGGCCCGGGTCAATCTGGGCAGCGCCTGCCTCAAACTGGGCCTCTGGGACGAAGCGGTGGCGCATCTGGGGACGGCCTGGAAACTGGCGCCACACGAACCGGTGATCGGGACCAATCTGGGAACCGCCTTGCATCAGATGGGCAACAGCGATGAGGCATTTGCCGTTTGGCGCGCGGTATTGACAAAACATCGCGATTTCCCGGATGCCCTGCTCAACCTGGGTCTTGCGGCTCAGGAACGGGATCGCTTCGAAGAAGGGCAAAACGCCCTTCTTCGGGTACTCGAAGTCCGGCCCGGATGCGCCGAGGCGATGACGGGTCTGGGAATCATGGCGCACAGGCGCGGAGAATTCACCCAGGCCCTGGAATGGTTCGATGCGGCCCTGAAACATTCACCCGACCTGGCGCTGGCCCATTACAACAAAAGCCTCACCCTCCTCCTGACAGGCGATCTGGCCAGAGGCTGGCGCAAATATGAATGGCGCTGGCGGACCGAGGGGTTCCCCCGCCCTGGTTTTTCCGCGCCCCCCTGGAACGGCGGGTCGGCTGTCGGAAAGACGATTCTTCTCCATTGCGAGCAGGGGTTTGGCGACAGCATTCAGTTTGTCCGATTTGCCCCCCAGGTCGTCTCGCGAGGGGGGCGGGTGCTCCTTTTGTGTCCACCCCGGTTGCATCGTTTGTTCAAAACCGCTTCCGGAATCGACACCCTTGTGTCCCGATCCGAGGGGCCTTTGGAATGTGACGCGCACATTCCGTTGATGAGCCTTCCCGGCAGAATGGACATTGCGTGTGCTACCCTGTCCGGAGTCATTCCCTACCTGTCGGCGGCGGCGGATGATGTGGCACGGTTTGAAGAACCGTTGCAAAAGATTTCAGGTCTCAAGGTTGGCGTGGCATGGCGGGGTCATCCCAAACACGTCAATGACCGCAACCGCTCCATCGATCCGGAATTGTTGCGCGAACTGTTCGCCATCGAAGGCTGTTCGTTCATCACGCTGCAACAGGAACTGACCTCCCGCGAGCAGGAACTCGTCTCCGCCAACGATCGTATATACCCCCTGGGCCTCGGGCTGGAGGATTTCGCGGTAACGGCGGGATTGCTGTCCCAACTGGATCTGATCATCAGCGTCGATACGGCGGTCGCCCATCTGGCCGGGGCGATGGGGCGGAAATGTTGGCTTTTGTTGCCGAAAGTCCCCGACTGGCGTTGGCTGCTCGACCGGAGCGATTCACCCTGGTATCCCACCCTGAAACTCTTCCGGCAAACCGAAACGACCACATGGGAACCGGTCCTGCGCCAAATCACAAGCGAACTCAATACATTGCTTGCGTTCGGCGTCGGTTTGCCCAGACCGTGA
- the rpmA gene encoding 50S ribosomal protein L27, with product MAHKKAGGSTRNGRDSEGRRLGVKKFGGEAVIPGNIIVRQRGTRMFPGDGVGIGRDHTLFALVEGKVSFLWRNNRHFVIVNPA from the coding sequence ATGGCACACAAGAAGGCGGGCGGCTCGACCCGTAACGGACGCGACTCCGAGGGACGGCGCCTGGGCGTCAAAAAATTTGGTGGCGAGGCGGTCATTCCGGGCAACATCATCGTCCGGCAACGCGGTACCCGCATGTTCCCTGGCGATGGCGTCGGTATCGGTCGGGACCATACCCTCTTTGCCCTGGTCGAAGGAAAGGTCTCCTTCCTTTGGCGCAACAATCGGCATTTTGTCATTGTCAATCCCGCCTGA
- a CDS encoding CHASE domain-containing protein, translated as METTFKVSPRSKFLPIFLLLLGIALSNIYWAYATAEKKEFSRRYFDQVTENAWDMMNKRLFLQENLSRAVSGLFTTSDAISTVEWNRFLDAMDWEVRYPGLQEIAFVVPVTEEERERFERRMQFPFSPYFRVESEEKRDDYFVVTFHRALNPQQVFYKAGTDLGSEKGRREAARQSRDWGRPVFSPLLIRRIGNENRWDLLYFYPVYRPGRGLATVKERRSALFGWIATVYDARKLFESLYGSVHVDIRASVFDGLLMSGNAKIYDTHPEMPMDRSPLEWVRMVQSTSGQGGWTVRFSPSPMFLENDQSRASITIPVAGFVISVAIALASWVLISGRERAMEEALQITRRLGVSEERFMRIVLYAPIPVMIHSAVDGRIIQANQRWLELSGQRRDQKLSVADWVDRICPEERRAAVMNLLGPPFPADNPLKEGELTLYPMEGGPRVWMVRSRPLDHSAVEGGMIISMGMDITELKATESSLVQAKREAEAANLAKSEFLATMSHEIRTPMNAIVGMAEVLEETPLTPEQREYVAVFRRAGDNLLELINDILDLSKVEAGRMELDRVPFSLKDLLRRLMDIMIHRAREKGLALELEVASGTPDGLVGDPKRLRQVLINLTGNAIKFTHEGTVSIHVEKNAGHPEPGALMFCVEDTGIGIPRDKHERIFESFTQADTSTTREYGGTGLGLAITRRLVNLMKGDIHVTSAPGQGSVFCFTAIFDAVGAQDPLPSPGRGHGRGDLAGRRILLVEAQPDHRLVLTRLIEGLGGNVVAVDQSELALTVLAEQKKQGANVDVVLLPPPPGPMDLLESVQNFRTEANRPDLPAVVISSYQQQGDLARGRQLNIGLLLRPVKGEELLEVLHSVLEGSPREQGTPQPVDGTLHKDATLTGHSDRCRILLVDDSEDNILLIQAFLKKTTHQVTVVQNGKDAVTAVQEGTFDLVLMDVQMPIMDGYTATRLIRQWEREQQRPPIVIIALTAHAFAENERQSLDAGCTAHLTKPITKPRLLEAISRYAPENNGNIPA; from the coding sequence ATGGAAACAACATTCAAGGTCTCTCCCAGATCCAAATTTCTCCCCATCTTTCTCCTTCTTCTGGGAATCGCCCTGTCCAACATCTATTGGGCCTATGCCACCGCCGAAAAAAAAGAGTTTTCCCGCCGCTATTTCGACCAGGTGACCGAAAACGCCTGGGACATGATGAACAAAAGGCTGTTCCTCCAGGAAAACCTTTCACGGGCGGTCAGTGGCCTGTTCACGACCTCCGATGCCATTTCCACGGTGGAATGGAACCGCTTTCTGGATGCCATGGATTGGGAAGTGCGCTACCCGGGCCTCCAGGAAATCGCCTTCGTGGTACCGGTGACCGAAGAAGAACGGGAACGGTTCGAACGGCGCATGCAATTTCCCTTCAGTCCCTACTTTCGCGTCGAGAGCGAGGAAAAAAGAGATGATTATTTTGTCGTCACCTTTCACCGCGCCTTGAATCCACAGCAGGTATTCTACAAGGCTGGAACCGATCTTGGCTCGGAAAAAGGGCGAAGAGAAGCGGCCCGGCAATCGCGAGACTGGGGCCGACCGGTATTTTCTCCGTTATTGATCCGCCGGATCGGCAACGAAAACCGCTGGGACCTGCTTTATTTCTATCCGGTCTATCGCCCAGGGCGGGGACTGGCCACCGTCAAGGAGCGGCGGTCGGCCTTGTTCGGTTGGATCGCCACGGTTTACGACGCCCGCAAACTTTTCGAGTCCCTCTATGGCAGCGTCCATGTCGATATTCGTGCTTCGGTGTTCGATGGCCTGTTGATGTCGGGCAACGCCAAAATCTACGATACCCACCCCGAAATGCCCATGGACCGTTCACCCCTCGAATGGGTCCGGATGGTGCAATCGACCTCGGGCCAGGGAGGATGGACCGTTCGTTTCTCGCCCAGTCCGATGTTTTTGGAAAACGATCAATCCCGGGCGAGCATCACGATTCCGGTGGCGGGATTCGTGATCAGCGTCGCCATCGCGCTCGCCTCGTGGGTATTGATTTCGGGACGGGAACGGGCCATGGAAGAGGCGTTGCAGATTACCCGCCGTCTGGGGGTGAGCGAGGAACGATTCATGCGAATCGTCCTTTATGCCCCGATTCCCGTCATGATCCATTCCGCCGTCGATGGTCGGATCATCCAGGCCAATCAGCGCTGGCTTGAACTTTCGGGACAACGCCGGGATCAGAAGCTGTCGGTCGCGGATTGGGTCGATCGAATCTGCCCCGAGGAACGGCGGGCGGCGGTGATGAATCTCCTGGGACCGCCCTTTCCCGCCGACAATCCCCTGAAGGAGGGGGAACTGACCTTGTATCCCATGGAAGGGGGCCCGCGTGTGTGGATGGTCCGTTCGCGGCCCCTGGATCATTCGGCGGTCGAGGGGGGGATGATTATCAGCATGGGTATGGACATCACCGAACTCAAAGCCACCGAATCCTCCCTGGTCCAGGCAAAAAGAGAGGCGGAAGCGGCCAATCTGGCCAAAAGCGAATTTCTGGCGACCATGAGCCATGAAATACGCACGCCGATGAATGCGATCGTCGGCATGGCCGAGGTGCTGGAAGAAACCCCCCTGACCCCGGAACAACGTGAATATGTGGCCGTGTTTCGCCGCGCCGGCGACAACCTGCTCGAATTGATCAACGATATTCTCGACCTGTCCAAGGTCGAGGCGGGACGGATGGAGCTGGATCGGGTCCCCTTCTCGCTGAAGGACCTTCTGCGACGTCTCATGGACATCATGATCCATCGCGCCCGGGAAAAAGGATTGGCGCTGGAACTGGAAGTTGCCAGTGGCACCCCCGACGGTTTGGTGGGTGATCCGAAACGATTGCGTCAGGTATTGATCAATCTGACGGGAAACGCGATCAAGTTTACCCATGAAGGGACGGTTTCCATTCATGTGGAAAAAAACGCCGGACACCCCGAACCGGGGGCGTTGATGTTCTGTGTCGAGGATACCGGCATCGGCATCCCGCGTGACAAGCATGAACGCATCTTCGAATCCTTCACCCAGGCCGACACCTCCACCACCCGCGAATATGGCGGAACGGGGCTTGGATTGGCGATCACGCGGCGGCTGGTGAATCTCATGAAGGGAGACATTCACGTCACTTCGGCGCCGGGACAGGGGAGCGTTTTTTGTTTCACGGCGATCTTCGACGCGGTGGGCGCACAAGATCCCTTGCCGTCGCCCGGACGTGGCCATGGACGCGGGGACCTTGCGGGACGCCGGATCCTGCTGGTCGAGGCCCAACCCGATCACCGTCTGGTCCTGACGCGATTGATCGAGGGACTGGGAGGAAACGTGGTGGCGGTGGACCAGTCGGAGTTGGCTTTGACGGTGTTGGCGGAGCAGAAAAAACAGGGGGCCAACGTGGATGTCGTCCTCCTTCCCCCCCCCCCGGGACCGATGGACCTGTTGGAAAGCGTGCAAAACTTTCGCACCGAGGCCAATCGCCCCGATCTTCCGGCGGTGGTCATCAGTTCCTATCAACAACAGGGGGACCTGGCCCGGGGGCGGCAGTTGAACATTGGATTGTTGTTGCGACCGGTCAAGGGAGAGGAATTGTTGGAAGTCCTGCATTCGGTCCTGGAGGGCAGCCCCAGGGAACAGGGAACACCTCAACCGGTCGATGGAACCCTGCACAAGGATGCAACCTTGACAGGACACTCGGACCGGTGTCGTATCCTCCTGGTGGACGATTCCGAGGACAACATCCTGTTGATCCAGGCGTTCTTGAAAAAGACCACCCATCAGGTGACCGTGGTGCAAAATGGCAAGGACGCGGTGACGGCAGTCCAGGAGGGAACCTTCGATCTGGTGTTGATGGATGTCCAGATGCCGATCATGGACGGCTATACCGCGACCCGCCTCATTCGCCAGTGGGAGCGGGAACAACAACGGCCTCCCATCGTCATCATCGCCCTGACGGCCCATGCCTTCGCCGAAAACGAACGCCAATCCCTCGACGCGGGATGTACCGCCCACCTCACCAAACCAATCACCAAACCAAGGCTTCTGGAGGCAATTTCAAGGTATGCTCCGGAAAATAATGGAAATATTCCCGCTTGA
- a CDS encoding M48 family metallopeptidase codes for MERVIDQRKIVIAGREESVQIAFVGNRKRISIRIDDAGAIQVRCPPDVPLKQVEALLHRETDWLDRRLADVRSKNLDRSRLGEGSPLPFLGDCLTLRLGNWGRGTVFRCGDDLWITGGNPGSPDLNLDILRPLERWYRRVAQAYFRRRLDHWSRIMETPYNDLHVRGQKTRWGSCSGRGNINLNWRLMWADPRVADYVVVHELSHRRHMNHSPAFWDLVRRHFPDFMECRGRLRNINSPW; via the coding sequence ATGGAAAGGGTGATCGATCAACGAAAAATCGTCATCGCGGGCCGGGAAGAATCCGTTCAGATCGCCTTCGTCGGCAATCGCAAACGCATCTCGATCCGAATCGACGACGCGGGGGCGATCCAGGTGCGATGCCCCCCCGATGTCCCCCTCAAACAGGTGGAGGCGCTTCTTCATCGAGAAACCGACTGGCTCGACCGTCGCCTTGCCGATGTCCGGTCGAAAAACCTCGATCGAAGCAGGCTCGGTGAAGGAAGTCCCTTGCCTTTTCTTGGCGATTGCCTGACATTGCGCCTGGGAAACTGGGGACGGGGTACGGTTTTCCGCTGTGGCGATGACCTCTGGATCACAGGTGGCAACCCGGGATCGCCGGACCTGAATCTTGATATTCTCCGTCCCTTGGAACGATGGTATCGCCGGGTCGCCCAGGCCTACTTTCGACGGCGTCTCGACCATTGGTCACGCATCATGGAAACCCCCTACAACGATCTTCATGTACGGGGACAAAAAACCCGCTGGGGCAGTTGTTCCGGTCGTGGCAACATCAATCTTAACTGGCGGTTGATGTGGGCCGACCCGCGGGTTGCGGACTATGTGGTGGTCCACGAACTGAGTCACCGGCGTCACATGAACCATTCTCCTGCCTTTTGGGATCTGGTTCGGCGCCATTTTCCCGACTTCATGGAGTGCCGCGGGCGTTTGCGGAACATCAATTCCCCCTGGTAA
- the rplU gene encoding 50S ribosomal protein L21 encodes MNAQTYAIVRTGGKQYKVAVNDILRVETLPGEKGDDVTLPDVILLSDADGPRTGSAVASVQVTGRIMQQVRAKKILVFKKRRRKNYRRHQGHRQDLTELKITAIQ; translated from the coding sequence ATGAATGCCCAAACGTATGCAATCGTCCGCACAGGCGGCAAACAATACAAGGTCGCGGTCAATGACATCCTGCGGGTCGAGACCCTCCCGGGTGAAAAGGGGGACGATGTCACCCTTCCGGATGTGATCCTCCTTTCCGATGCGGATGGACCACGGACCGGCAGTGCCGTCGCTTCGGTTCAGGTGACCGGGCGCATCATGCAGCAGGTGCGCGCCAAGAAAATCCTGGTCTTCAAGAAAAGACGGCGCAAAAATTATCGCCGGCATCAAGGTCATCGCCAGGACCTGACCGAACTCAAGATCACCGCGATCCAATAA
- a CDS encoding OmpA family protein yields MMKIFRMAALATVGLLTLALTACTAPTVPEGWQYGGFKQWHPQAGKKTVGVAGTQCYFCERTEMDSDGDGVTDDKDQCPNTPKGFPVDARGCPLDSDGDGVVDGLDQCPGTPRGTQVDAKGCPVPLPPVDSDGDGVVDDADKCPGTPKGASVNHVGCWVLENLHFDIDKAVIKAVDFPLLDGVLGVLNKNPSMKVEIQGHTDTTGSRRYNQKLSEKRAEAVRAYLVGKGVAKARITTVGYGKDKPVADNVSPQGRAANRRVQLDPIK; encoded by the coding sequence ATGATGAAGATATTCAGAATGGCGGCTTTGGCCACGGTGGGGCTGCTCACCCTGGCGTTGACCGCGTGTACCGCCCCGACCGTCCCCGAGGGGTGGCAATATGGCGGATTCAAACAGTGGCATCCCCAGGCGGGAAAAAAAACCGTCGGCGTTGCCGGAACCCAATGCTATTTTTGTGAACGCACCGAGATGGACAGCGATGGCGACGGCGTCACCGACGACAAGGATCAATGTCCCAACACGCCGAAGGGCTTTCCGGTCGATGCCAGGGGGTGTCCTCTGGATTCCGATGGCGATGGGGTTGTCGATGGCCTCGATCAATGTCCTGGAACGCCGCGTGGCACCCAGGTCGATGCCAAGGGCTGTCCGGTTCCCCTTCCTCCGGTCGATTCGGATGGCGATGGCGTCGTGGATGATGCCGACAAGTGTCCCGGAACGCCCAAGGGGGCCAGTGTCAATCATGTCGGATGCTGGGTTTTGGAAAACCTTCACTTCGACATCGACAAGGCGGTCATCAAGGCTGTCGATTTTCCGCTTCTGGATGGCGTCCTCGGCGTGTTGAACAAGAATCCCTCCATGAAGGTCGAGATTCAAGGCCACACCGATACCACCGGCAGCCGTCGATACAATCAAAAACTGTCGGAAAAACGGGCCGAAGCGGTTCGAGCCTACCTGGTGGGCAAGGGGGTCGCCAAGGCCCGGATCACCACGGTTGGTTATGGCAAGGATAAACCCGTTGCCGACAATGTGTCGCCCCAGGGCCGCGCCGCGAACCGTCGTGTACAACTGGATCCGATCAAATGA
- the obgE gene encoding GTPase ObgE — MRFLDEVKIYVRSGDGGPGAVSFRREKFIPYGGPDGGDGGRGGDVILLADPQLNTLIDHRYRPHLTARNGTAGMGKNRTGPSADPVIVRVPVGTLVRDEITGDLLCDLQHPEQQYLAARGGDGGRGNSHFKTSTNQAPRRSDPGWPGEERTLRLELKLLADVGLIGLPNAGKSTLISRISAARPKIADYPFTTLTPNLGVVRYDEFSFVVADIPGLIEGAHEGAGLGHLFLKHVERCRILVHLVEAEPTDDSDPVTNLRLIEQELAAYSPALAAKPRWIVISKGDLLVDESRRLRLERRLKKQGEVVTTLSSVTGMGLEEWLGRLAGRVRGAQEADPERNAGQPLADAPTRAGVSRVSFVSDGDDGHEDEDHRSEDEGVECVWVP; from the coding sequence ATGCGCTTTCTGGATGAAGTGAAAATTTATGTGCGTTCCGGCGATGGCGGCCCTGGGGCCGTTTCCTTTCGCCGCGAAAAGTTCATCCCCTACGGCGGTCCCGACGGTGGCGACGGGGGGCGTGGCGGTGATGTCATTCTCCTGGCCGACCCCCAGCTCAACACCCTGATCGATCATCGGTACCGCCCCCATCTGACGGCACGCAACGGCACCGCCGGAATGGGCAAAAATCGCACCGGTCCCTCCGCGGATCCTGTCATCGTGCGGGTGCCGGTCGGGACGTTGGTGCGGGATGAAATCACCGGTGATCTTCTGTGCGATCTGCAACACCCGGAACAGCAATACCTGGCTGCCCGAGGCGGTGACGGCGGACGCGGCAACAGTCATTTCAAGACATCCACCAATCAAGCGCCGCGGCGCAGCGATCCCGGCTGGCCTGGGGAGGAGCGGACGTTGCGTCTGGAACTCAAGCTCCTGGCGGATGTCGGTCTCATCGGTCTTCCCAACGCCGGCAAATCGACCCTGATCTCGCGAATCTCGGCGGCCCGTCCCAAAATTGCCGATTATCCGTTTACTACGCTGACCCCAAATCTTGGCGTTGTTCGATACGATGAGTTTAGTTTCGTCGTCGCCGACATTCCCGGCTTGATCGAAGGGGCCCACGAGGGGGCGGGGTTGGGACATCTGTTCCTCAAGCATGTGGAGCGATGCCGCATCCTGGTTCATCTGGTGGAGGCAGAGCCGACGGACGATTCCGATCCGGTGACCAATCTGCGCCTCATCGAACAGGAATTGGCCGCCTATTCGCCTGCCCTGGCGGCCAAGCCACGATGGATCGTCATCAGCAAGGGGGACCTTCTGGTGGACGAATCGCGGCGTCTGCGTTTGGAAAGACGGTTGAAGAAACAAGGAGAAGTGGTCACGACCCTTTCCAGTGTCACCGGGATGGGGCTTGAGGAATGGTTGGGGCGGCTTGCGGGTCGTGTCCGTGGCGCCCAGGAGGCCGATCCCGAACGGAATGCCGGCCAACCCTTGGCGGATGCCCCGACCCGGGCGGGTGTGTCGCGGGTTTCTTTCGTCTCCGACGGCGACGACGGGCATGAAGACGAAGACCATCGCTCCGAGGATGAAGGAGTGGAATGTGTCTGGGTCCCCTGA
- a CDS encoding glycine zipper 2TM domain-containing protein, translated as MKRTGVWLAMTAAMGMMVNSGVVWAGSIDPLGGMITGALVGSVFGPDKKHRTKNALIGAVAGAFLGSQVSYAQDQSASGTGYAYVGGYRGDDDDWDRRHHDRRHHRHHHHTTTIIERVPSQQTVVVTPRYDDEETVVVTRYGNTKVIVVDPPETRSYIHVTPAPRGYTNFGYGAYTTSSSY; from the coding sequence ATGAAAAGGACTGGAGTATGGCTGGCGATGACGGCGGCCATGGGCATGATGGTCAACTCCGGTGTGGTCTGGGCAGGCAGCATCGATCCCCTCGGAGGGATGATCACCGGTGCATTGGTTGGATCGGTGTTCGGTCCGGACAAAAAACATCGGACGAAAAACGCCCTGATCGGCGCCGTGGCGGGGGCTTTCCTGGGAAGCCAGGTCTCTTATGCCCAGGATCAGTCCGCCTCCGGGACCGGTTACGCTTATGTCGGCGGCTACCGCGGCGATGACGATGATTGGGATCGTCGCCACCATGATCGTCGCCATCACCGCCACCACCACCATACCACCACCATCATCGAACGGGTTCCCAGCCAGCAAACGGTCGTGGTGACGCCGCGCTACGATGACGAAGAGACGGTCGTCGTCACACGGTATGGCAATACCAAGGTGATCGTCGTCGATCCGCCGGAGACCCGGAGCTACATTCATGTGACCCCCGCGCCACGCGGATACACCAATTTCGGTTACGGCGCCTACACCACCTCCAGTTCCTACTGA